The window AGCTTTTTCCCCACTATGACCGAAAGGTGGATTACCTATGTCGTGTGCTAATGCTGCCGCAGCAACTATAGCTCCAAAATCTTGCTGTTTGTAACCAGAGTCCACAAGCTCTGGATGCTTTTCTAATATCAGTTTACCGGCCATTCTTCCTAAAGAACGCCCTACAACGCTCACTTCAAGACTATGTGTGAGTCTTGTGTGTACAAATCCAGTCTGACTTAAAGGAATTACTTGAGTTTTATCTTGTAGTGATCTAAAATGTTGTGAAAAAATAACACGGTCATAATCTACTTCAAAGCCTAAACGCAACTCATCTTGCAACGCACGAGGTCTAGGCTTTGTGTCGCCATATCTTTTAAGTGAAAGTAGTTGTTGCCAGTTCATTAAATATCAATTTTGGGTGCAAGATAAATTAATAAATAGAGACCTCAATTAACCTTAAGATAACATGCTTAACTGTAATTTAATAAAATGACCTTTTTTGATAATCTGTCTATAACGTCATTACTCAACTTTAAACTTTTCTTTGCAGCATCAAACTGAAAACTAAAATTCAAAAAAAGATGAAAAAATTATTTATTTCAATGTTAGCCATTGCTGCTCTAGCTATTACTAGCTGTGGTGATGATGATGATGCGATTTCTGGTCCAGATTTATCAGATAATCAAATTTCTGGTGTGATCTCAGAAAGTAAGACTCTTACAAACGATCGTATCTGGAATTTACAAGGTAGAACTACTGTTACAAGTGGAGCTGTATTAACTATCGAGCCAGGAACTATTATCAAAGGTTTGCCAGGTCAAGGAGCAAATGCTTCTGTACTTATTATAGCTAGAGGAGCTTCTATCCAAGCAAATGGTACTGCTGCTGAGCCTATCATATTCACTAGTATAGCAGATAATATCGCTTTAGGTCAAACTAACGGACCTAACCTTAACCAAAATGACCGCGGTCTTTGGGGTGGAGTTATCGTTTTAGGTAACGCACCTAGTTCATTAAGAGGTGATGTAGCTGCTGCACAAATCGAAGGTATTCCTGCAAGTGATACTAACGGTCTTTATGGAGGTTCAAATCCAGCAGATAACTCTGGTGTAATGAATTATGTATCTATCCGTCATGGTGGTACAAACATCGGTGAAGGTAACGAGATTAACGGTCTTACTCTAGGTGGAGTAGGAACTGGAACTACAATATCTAATATAGAAGTTGTAGCAAATGTTGATGATGGAATTGAGTTTTTCGGAGGTACTGTTAACGCAAGCAACTTATTTGTTTGGGCAGTAGGAGATGATGCTATCGATATCGATCAAGCTTATTCTGGTACTATTACAAATGCTGGTGTTGTTTTAGGTGATATTTCTGACCATGCTTTTGAAATTGATGGTCCAGAAGGTTCACTGAACGGTTCTTTTACAATCAACAACGCAACTATCTTTGGAAACGCAAATACTCCTAACGGTGAGTATGCAGATTACAGAAGTAGAGCTCAAGGAGCAACTAACAATGTTTATGCAACAGGTTTTAAATCATCTAGTGATGTTGAACTAGATAATAATGGTGTTGCTCAAAATTACTTAGATGGTGATCTTACATTCAGTAACTGGGTAATTAATCTACCATCAGGTGTAGCTGCTGCAAATGACATATTTGTTGAGAAAGTAGGTTGTGCACAAAACTGTGATGATGAAGATGATGCTAATGATATAGATGAAAATACAATTACTTCATTTACTTCAGATGCTACACAATGGGCAACTGCTGGTACTAGTGGAGGAGCGGATTTATCTGCTTTTTCTTGGACTTACTCTAATGCAACTGCAGGATTAGGATTCTAAACTGAATCATATTAAAACTATAATGCTCATCATAAAATAATATGATGAGCATTTTTTCAATTTAAAGATATAAATATTTAAAAATGCAAAATTCTAAACTTTTAGTGCTTGCAACCTTCTTTTTAGGTTTCTTTTATTCATTTGGACAAAATGGTACTCTTTCAGGTAAAGTAATAGATGGAGACTTTAACGATGTTCTAGCCTTTGCAAATGTTTCTGCAAAAGGGACAAACTATGGAACTGCATCAGATTTTGATGGGAAGTATTCTATAGAGATGGAGCCTGGAACTTACACTATAGTATTTACATTTGTAGGTTATAGTACTAAAGAAATCACAGATGTGGTTATCAAGTCAGGAGAAGTAACAAACTTAGATGTAACTCTTACTACTGCTGCTGATGCACTAGAAAGTGTTGTAATTACGGTTACTAAAAGGCAAAATTCAGAAAAAGCAGTTTTAGATGTACAAAAAAACGCAACTGTAGTACTTGATGGTCTTTCTTCAGAATCTATTAAAAAATCTGGATCATCTTCTGTTGCAAGCGCGGTAAAAGCGGTACCAGGTGTATCAGTTCAAGATGGTAAATTTGTTTATGTAAGAGGTCTAGGTGACCGTTACACTAAAACTTTATTGAACGGAATGGAAGTTCCAGGCTTAGATCCAGACAGGAATGCACTACAATTAGATATTTTTCCTACTGGTGTGATTGAAAACTTACAAGTAAAGAAATCTGCTACTGCAGATTTGACTTCTGATTTTACTGGTGGAATCGTTGATATATTAACTAAAGATATTCCATCAAGTGAAGAGTATTCCATTAGTTTAAGTTTAGGATACAATCCTTCTATGCACTTCAATGATGATTACTTAAGTTACAATGGTAGTGATACAGATTTTCTAGGCTTTGATGATGGTCAAAGAGATTCTCCTATAGCTATAGGAACTACTATACCTTTATTACAGCAAGATGGGCAGTTTGTAAGAACCTTAACTCAAAGTTTTAATCCAGAACTTGCTGCGATGAGAGAGAAAAGCTTCATGGACTTCGGTTTTAGCTTTGCAGGTGGTAACAAGTATAAGTTTGAAAGTGGTAATGCTTTAGGATTTACTGCTTCTCTTGCTTATAAAAATGAAACTGAATTTTACGACAATTTCATTGATGGTCAAGTATTCAGAAAAAGAGCAGATACCTCAAACAATGATCCTAGAGTAGATAGAACTCAACAAGGTTCCATAGGAACAAATAACGTATTATTAAATGGATTATTAGGGGTAACCTATAAAACACAGTATTCAAAATACCGTATCAATTTACTGCATATTCAAAATGGAGAATCTAATGCAGCTTTAATTTTTCAAGAAAATGCTGAGCGTTCCTCAAACCAAATCAAAAAAGACGTTTTAACCTATACAGAACGTTCTTTAACTAACGTTCTTATTTCTGGAGAGCACACAAATGAAGATGGGTCATGGAACACAGAGTGGAAAATAGCTCCAACACTTTCAAGAGTAGACGATAAAGATTTTAGAACCACTCCATTTAGAATTGATGGAGGTGTACCAACAATAGAACCTTCTGAAGCAGGAGATCCTACAAGATTATTTAGAGAGCTTGAAGAAATTAACTTAGCATCTAGATTAGACCTAACTAAAAAGCATAAATTGTTTTCAGAAGCTGCAAAACTTCGATTCGGAGCAGGCTTTACCTATAAAAACAGAGATTTTGCAGTAGATCAATATTCATTTATTTTGCAAAACTTCCAAAGTTCACAATTTAATGGTGACCCTAATCAAATATTAGATCCAGCAAATATTTATGATCCAGCTACCGGTTCTGGAGTTGCAGTAAGATCAGATTTTAATATTACTAACAACTTTGATTCTCAGATAACAATAGGAAGTGCTTATGTTTCTGATGAATTTCAAATTACTAATAGATTAAAATCTATCGTAGGACTTAGATTTGAAAAATTTGATTTAACCTATTCAGGTCAGAATCAACAAGGACAGATTTCAGATAATGCTAAGTTCATTGATAAAGCAGACTTATTCCCTAGCTTAAACTTAATTTACGATCTAAACGAGGCAAGAAGTTTCAAGTTGAGAGGATCTTATTCAAGAACAACAGCACGACCATCTTTTAAAGAAGCGTCAGATGCTGAGATTTTTGATCCGGTTTCTAACTTTTTCTTCATAGGTAATCGAGATATCCAGCCTACTTATATTAACAATATAGATTTAAGGATTGAAAACTATGGTAATGGAAGCGATTTCTTTGCCTTCAGTACTTTCTATAAAGACTTTACAGATCCTATAGAGCTTAGTTTTATTAGAGAAGCAGAAGGGCAGTTTACACCACTTAACTTAGGAAATGCTACAGTTTTAGGAGCAGAAGTTGAAGTAAGAAAGAATCTAGGTTTTATTACTCCTGGCCTTAAAAACTTCAATACTACTTTAAATGTTTCTGTAATTGATTCTCAACAAAACTATAGTGAAGATGAAGAAGCAAATAGAAGAGATACATTAAGAGACGGCGAGACTCTTGATGATACAAGACCATTGCAAGGTCAGTCTCCTTATCTTATTAATGCTGGTTTAGTTTATGAAACTGAGAATGACTTGAGAATCGGTACATTTTTTAATGTTCAAGGTAGAACATTACAGATTGTAGGTTCTGGTGATATTCCTGATGTGTACACTTTACCTTTTAACTCTCTTAATTTAACTGCAAATAAAACTTTTGGAGATAAAATCAAGCATAGCTTTGGTATCAAGGTAGAAAATATTTTAGGTGACGATGTAGAAAGTGAGTATGAATTTTTTGGAGCGGAGAATAGAACCTTCTCTTTCCGTAGTCCAGAAACAGCTTTTTCTTTAAGTTACGGGATTAAATTTTAAGTAATTAATTTTACTCTTTGAAAAAAGACCACTCGCACGAGTGGTCTTTTTTTGTTTAAAAGGATTGTAATTATTCCGCTTTCGCGAAAGCGGTAACCTCATTCATAACAGTAGCGTAACATTTAATCTATCGATATAGCCGACTTTTGCAGACTGAATAAAAACTAAGTAAATGTCTGATATTTATATATACATGCTTATTATTCTTGCTGGTCTAGCCATTACGGACTTAGTAGTAGGAGTGAGCAATGATGCAGTGAATTTCTTAAATAGTGCTATAGGTTCTAAAGCGATAAGTTTTAAGACTATTATGATTATTGCGAGTATAGGTATTGCCTTTGGAGCAATATCTTCCAGCGGTATGATGGAAGTCGCGCGTAAAGGGATTTTCAATCCTGGGGAATTTTTCTTTGATGAGGTCATGATCATCTTTATGGCGGTAATGATTACTGATATTTTACTACTAGATTTCTTTAATAGCTTAGGTTTACCTACTTCTACAACGGTTTCTATAGTCTTTGAGTTGTTAGGTGCAGCGGTATGTATGTCTGTTATCAAGATCAATCAAAATGACGGTGACACCATTTTAAATTTAGGTAAATACATCGCAACAGACACTGCGATTGATATCATACTAGGTATTTTACTCTCAGTCGTCGTGGCATTTATTATAGGTGGACTAGTGCAGTTCTTCTCGAGGTTGTTATTAACGTTTGACTTTAGAAATAGACCTAATTATCTCGCTGCCTTATTCGGCGGTTTTTCTTTAACTAGTTTGTTCTACTTTATCATTTTTAAAGGTCTTAAAGGAGCTGATCTAGGTTTTGTGACAGAGTTTCTTACTTCAACTGATGTCTATACATTTATAGGTGTTTCTTTTATCTTCTGGAGTATCATCAGTTTTATATATGTTTTTGCTTTAAAGCTAGATATTTATAAGCTCATTATTATTTTAGGAACTTTCGGTCTAGCAATGGCTTTTGCAGGAAATGATCTAGTGAATTTTATAGGAGTTCCTATAGGAGCTTATCAAGCATGGGAATTTGCAGAAGGTACAGGTCTTAAAGCTAGTGAGATTAACATGTCATTTTTAGGAGAGAAATTACCTTCTAATAAATGGTTGCTCGTTGCTGCTGGATTGATCATGGTGGCAACCTTGTGGTTTTCTTCTAAAGCTCAGGCTGTTGTAAAAACCTCTGTAGATCTTGCAAGACAAGACTCAGGAACAGAGCGTTTTCAATCTAATTTTCTTTCTAGATTATTAGTACGTTATTCTTTACTAGCTGCAGAAGGAATAGAGCGTATTGTACCGGAAAGAACGGCAAATTACATAAGCTCTAGATTTGAAAAAGCACCAGCTCCAGCAATAGTACCTAAGCATGCAGATAAGCCTGCATTTGATTACGTAAGAGCATCAGTAAATCTTATGGTTGCCAGTATATTAATTTCTGTAGCTACTTCTTACAAGCTGCCACTTTCTACGACTTACGTTACTTTCATGGTAGCAATGGGAACCTCGTTAGCAGATAAGGCTTGGGGAACAGAAAGTGCCGTTTATAGAATTGCAGGTGTATTAAATGTAATAGGCGGATGGTTCTTCACGGCTTTCAGTGCTTTTACTGCGGCAGCCTTATTTGCTTACATTATTTACATAGGTGGTATGTATGCTGTTGTAGGTCTAGTAGTACTAGCTGTGCTATTATTGATACGTAGTTTTATAGGCCATAAAAAATCTCAGAAAAAACAAGAAGAGACAGAAGAACTTAAAAAAGCAGAAAGTAAAACCATACAAGGAATCATTAATGAAAGCTCTGATAATGTGGCGACTGTTTTTAAACGTTCTAAGCGCATCTATAAAAACACTCTTGATGGCTTGATTGCGCAGGATCTGACGATTCTAAAGACTTCTAAAAAAGAAAGTAAAAAATTATCTGGTGAGATCGATGTCTTAAGAGATAACATTTATTTCTTTATTAAAAACCTAGATGAGAAAAACTTAGGAGCAAGTAAGTTTTACATTGAGGTACTCGGTAATCTTCAAGATATTTCGCAATCGCTCGATTACATTGCAAAATCTAGCAATAAGCACATTAGTAATAATCACAAGAGCCTTAAGTTTACTCAAATTAAAGATCTTAAAGAGATTATCTTACGTATTCATGAAATATTTGATGACGCACAAGAAATTTTTACGACAAAAGATTTCAATAGTTTAGAGACTATAATTTTAGAGAAGAGACAGCTGATTGAACTGGTTAATGAGAAAATCGATAAGCAAGTACATAGAACTAAGGATGATGAAGAGTCGCCTAAGAATACCACGCTTTACTTTAGTTTGCTGCTAGAAACTAGAGACTTGATGAACCAGACCATACACATCGTGGAGCAATATTACCGCGAGTTTGACGCTTCTGACAGGAATTTGATGTAATAAAAAGTTGGTGTTGATCTTGCTTTCGCGAAAGCGGAATAGTTAACCCACATTTTGAACGTAACATCGTATTTTAACGTGAGTTCGATATAAGAATACTAGACATTTAAAGTTTAAAATATTGATGTTCAACTCCTCGCTTTAGAAAAGGCGAGGACAGATTGACCTCGTCGCACCAGCGACGATGCAATCAGGAGTGGTTGAAAGTCCCAAACCGTTGAAAGAATTCAATTCTATTTATTATAAAAACAAAAATCAAACTAACTTATTGAATATCAATCATTATTACGTCGAACTCACCTTATTTTATCTAAAGGAGTATGTATAGGAAGTGTTTGAATCACTTCAGGAAGCTATTAAATTGATATTTCAGCTTCATACAAGTACAAAACGATGAACAATAAAAAAGGCATTTAACAATCGTTAAATGCCTTTTTAGCGTAAATAAAAGAATGTCGTTATGCTACTTGTTGATCTTCTTCAAACTCACCTGTGATTCTTTGAGTTTCTTCAACTCTTTCAGGATTTTTAAATCGCTGAAATCTCAACTTTGCTCTGTGTACAAGATATAATAAAACAGGTACAATAATCAGCGTTAAGAACGTGGCAAATAATAAACCGAAGATTACGGTCCATGCTAGTGGTCCCCAAAAGATCACGTTATCTCCACCCATATATATTTTAGGATCAAACTGGCTAAACAAACTAAAGAAGTCAATATTAAAACCTATCGCCAGAGGAATTAATCCCAACACGGTTGTGATTGCAGTAAGAAGTACTGGTCTCAAACGAGCTTTACCAGCTTGAACGATCGCAGCAAATGAATCTTCTTTGCTTATCAAGTGTTTATCGTCATCTATTCCTAATTCTTCTCTTCTACGCAGTTTGAGTATGTCTACGTAATCGATTAAAACTACACTGTTGTTTACCACAATACCTGCAAGGGAGATGATTCCCATCATGGTCATCATAATAACAAACGGCCATCCTGTTACCATTAATCCTAAGAACACTCCTATAAAACTTAGGAATATAGAAATCATGATGATAGTAGGCTTAGAAATACCTCCAAATTGGAAAATCAGGATGAAGAAAATCAATAATAGTCCAACCATTAAAGCGGTCATAAGAAAGGCTTGTTGTTTGTTTTGCTCTTCTAGTTGTCCAGTATAATCGATTTTAATACCATCAGAAAGACCCTCAAAATCCAGCATTTCGTTTTGGATTTGCGCAACTGCTGCGCCAGCATCGCTATAGCCTGGTTTCAGAGCACTGTACACGGTCACCACACGCTGATTATCTTTATGCTTAATGGCACTAAATCCAGAAACGTTTTCTTGAGTAGTAACAGCACTTACTGGAATTTCTAATACTTGACCAGATGCCATATCTCTATAAGTAATACGCTGATTGAACAACGAGCTGCGATCGTATCTATTCTCCTCGTTGAATCTTACATAAATATCGTAATCTTCTCCATCTTTCTTATAAATACCAGCTTTCTCTCCAAATATAGATCTACGCAATTGCATTCCTACTTGACTAGCGCTTATTCCTAATTCTCCTGCTTTCTCGCGATCTACTTTTACTTGTAGGGCAGGTTTGCTTTTATTTACATCAATCTTTAACTCGTCAACAGGAGCGATGTTTTTCTCGTTGAGAAATTTCACCATACGCTCTGCCGTAACAATTAATTCTTCATAATCATCACCTTGAA is drawn from Nonlabens dokdonensis DSW-6 and contains these coding sequences:
- a CDS encoding inorganic phosphate transporter, with protein sequence MSDIYIYMLIILAGLAITDLVVGVSNDAVNFLNSAIGSKAISFKTIMIIASIGIAFGAISSSGMMEVARKGIFNPGEFFFDEVMIIFMAVMITDILLLDFFNSLGLPTSTTVSIVFELLGAAVCMSVIKINQNDGDTILNLGKYIATDTAIDIILGILLSVVVAFIIGGLVQFFSRLLLTFDFRNRPNYLAALFGGFSLTSLFYFIIFKGLKGADLGFVTEFLTSTDVYTFIGVSFIFWSIISFIYVFALKLDIYKLIIILGTFGLAMAFAGNDLVNFIGVPIGAYQAWEFAEGTGLKASEINMSFLGEKLPSNKWLLVAAGLIMVATLWFSSKAQAVVKTSVDLARQDSGTERFQSNFLSRLLVRYSLLAAEGIERIVPERTANYISSRFEKAPAPAIVPKHADKPAFDYVRASVNLMVASILISVATSYKLPLSTTYVTFMVAMGTSLADKAWGTESAVYRIAGVLNVIGGWFFTAFSAFTAAALFAYIIYIGGMYAVVGLVVLAVLLLIRSFIGHKKSQKKQEETEELKKAESKTIQGIINESSDNVATVFKRSKRIYKNTLDGLIAQDLTILKTSKKESKKLSGEIDVLRDNIYFFIKNLDEKNLGASKFYIEVLGNLQDISQSLDYIAKSSNKHISNNHKSLKFTQIKDLKEIILRIHEIFDDAQEIFTTKDFNSLETIILEKRQLIELVNEKIDKQVHRTKDDEESPKNTTLYFSLLLETRDLMNQTIHIVEQYYREFDASDRNLM
- a CDS encoding TonB-dependent receptor, whose protein sequence is MQNSKLLVLATFFLGFFYSFGQNGTLSGKVIDGDFNDVLAFANVSAKGTNYGTASDFDGKYSIEMEPGTYTIVFTFVGYSTKEITDVVIKSGEVTNLDVTLTTAADALESVVITVTKRQNSEKAVLDVQKNATVVLDGLSSESIKKSGSSSVASAVKAVPGVSVQDGKFVYVRGLGDRYTKTLLNGMEVPGLDPDRNALQLDIFPTGVIENLQVKKSATADLTSDFTGGIVDILTKDIPSSEEYSISLSLGYNPSMHFNDDYLSYNGSDTDFLGFDDGQRDSPIAIGTTIPLLQQDGQFVRTLTQSFNPELAAMREKSFMDFGFSFAGGNKYKFESGNALGFTASLAYKNETEFYDNFIDGQVFRKRADTSNNDPRVDRTQQGSIGTNNVLLNGLLGVTYKTQYSKYRINLLHIQNGESNAALIFQENAERSSNQIKKDVLTYTERSLTNVLISGEHTNEDGSWNTEWKIAPTLSRVDDKDFRTTPFRIDGGVPTIEPSEAGDPTRLFRELEEINLASRLDLTKKHKLFSEAAKLRFGAGFTYKNRDFAVDQYSFILQNFQSSQFNGDPNQILDPANIYDPATGSGVAVRSDFNITNNFDSQITIGSAYVSDEFQITNRLKSIVGLRFEKFDLTYSGQNQQGQISDNAKFIDKADLFPSLNLIYDLNEARSFKLRGSYSRTTARPSFKEASDAEIFDPVSNFFFIGNRDIQPTYINNIDLRIENYGNGSDFFAFSTFYKDFTDPIELSFIREAEGQFTPLNLGNATVLGAEVEVRKNLGFITPGLKNFNTTLNVSVIDSQQNYSEDEEANRRDTLRDGETLDDTRPLQGQSPYLINAGLVYETENDLRIGTFFNVQGRTLQIVGSGDIPDVYTLPFNSLNLTANKTFGDKIKHSFGIKVENILGDDVESEYEFFGAENRTFSFRSPETAFSLSYGIKF